In one window of Deltaproteobacteria bacterium DNA:
- a CDS encoding general secretion pathway protein GspK, with translation MSARPSPKKRWPKLYFGFPVVDEDAAAPQGNQKTGDGRPRERGIALLIAIMIVSIMMLFTSDLILSSRVNVTLANQVKDNVKAEYMVKSGANIATLLLSADWAYKLFMAQQDPKSQLSTGIGDIWTVMNGLPLGGETAEMLEGFQKEFNLNAVMDGDVLSKLKEFDGMFTINVSDESQRINVNNCFSGKCSQVMLMLEALFSCPAEKQFLEQKKLNPREMAYRIKDYIKKDPKADEASGFNDKNEPYQRRQPKQMAKAAPLDSIEELRMVEGWDAEMQAVFGPYLTAYPFQRGSTDNNNFQLNINTAQRGLLQCLFPETRGDCAEKVALAIKKRDEDFSLLSQPGEKMADTLRNLLCYAGGDNNGNTGEATNRGAWFKQYSMTYRIEVEGSVGGSTKKLIAVIERVMPDQKKSERLAYRLLYWKMI, from the coding sequence ATGAGTGCTCGTCCCTCACCCAAGAAACGTTGGCCCAAGCTTTACTTTGGGTTTCCTGTCGTAGACGAGGATGCTGCGGCGCCGCAGGGTAATCAAAAAACAGGCGATGGGCGGCCACGGGAGCGTGGGATTGCGCTCCTGATCGCTATCATGATTGTTTCGATCATGATGCTTTTTACGAGTGATCTCATTTTGTCATCACGCGTCAACGTAACTTTAGCTAATCAGGTTAAAGATAACGTCAAAGCCGAGTACATGGTCAAGTCGGGAGCCAATATTGCTACGCTGCTCCTGTCTGCCGACTGGGCCTATAAATTATTCATGGCGCAGCAAGATCCTAAATCCCAGTTATCCACCGGTATCGGCGATATCTGGACAGTGATGAACGGACTGCCGCTTGGTGGAGAGACGGCGGAGATGTTGGAGGGTTTTCAAAAGGAATTTAATCTCAATGCCGTCATGGACGGTGATGTCCTATCCAAGCTTAAAGAGTTTGATGGGATGTTTACCATTAATGTTAGTGATGAATCGCAGCGCATCAATGTCAATAACTGCTTTAGCGGCAAGTGTAGTCAGGTCATGCTGATGCTCGAGGCTCTCTTCTCCTGCCCAGCGGAAAAGCAGTTTCTCGAGCAGAAGAAGCTCAATCCGCGGGAGATGGCCTACCGGATCAAGGATTACATCAAAAAAGATCCAAAGGCTGACGAAGCTTCGGGCTTTAACGACAAGAATGAGCCCTACCAAAGACGCCAGCCCAAGCAAATGGCTAAGGCAGCACCACTGGACTCGATTGAAGAACTGCGCATGGTCGAGGGGTGGGATGCCGAGATGCAGGCAGTCTTCGGGCCCTACCTGACGGCCTATCCGTTCCAGCGTGGATCGACGGACAACAATAACTTCCAGCTCAACATCAATACGGCGCAGCGAGGACTGCTCCAATGTCTCTTTCCGGAGACCCGCGGTGACTGCGCTGAGAAGGTGGCTCTGGCGATCAAAAAGCGGGACGAGGATTTTTCCTTGCTTAGTCAGCCAGGCGAAAAGATGGCTGATACGCTAAGGAACCTACTCTGTTATGCCGGTGGTGACAACAACGGTAATACGGGCGAGGCCACCAACCGCGGTGCCTGGTTTAAGCAGTATAGTATGACGTATCGCATAGAGGTTGAGGGGAGTGTTGGGGGAAGCACCAAAAAGCTCATCGCAGTTATAGAACGTGTCATGCCTGATCAGAAGAAAAGCGAGCGGCTTGCCTACCGTCTCCTTTACTGGAAGATGATCTGA
- a CDS encoding type II secretion system protein, protein MITATKEGRSHGGFSLIEVIVVIALIAFVYTVAIPQFNLRTGAEVSTKLSQLAGDIRNAYDMAVLTGKAYRIVFNFNSGEYWLEETDRSDFQLPADKIDRELSESEQKDEEVAFDSRFQQFTELAGPSVADPKGDKEIPPTSPLLTAKSSLRLPSWGRVDGADWSGRTIGPNLMIKDMQCEHHGHKLDLNELGQDAHAMLYFFPRGYVERAVIHVAYKKSDMVPDESQEMYTITTNPFEGTAEVQPGYRDVDVSQEKEE, encoded by the coding sequence ATGATCACAGCTACGAAGGAAGGCCGAAGCCACGGTGGCTTCAGTTTGATCGAAGTGATCGTCGTGATCGCCCTGATTGCCTTTGTCTACACGGTTGCAATCCCGCAGTTTAATCTGCGCACTGGCGCTGAGGTTTCTACCAAGCTATCGCAACTTGCAGGCGACATTCGCAATGCCTACGACATGGCGGTGCTCACCGGTAAGGCTTACCGTATCGTCTTTAATTTCAATTCTGGTGAATATTGGCTCGAGGAAACGGATCGCAGCGACTTCCAGTTGCCGGCTGATAAGATCGATCGGGAGCTTAGCGAAAGTGAGCAAAAGGATGAGGAAGTAGCATTCGACAGCCGGTTTCAGCAGTTTACGGAGCTTGCCGGACCATCGGTCGCCGATCCCAAGGGCGATAAGGAAATCCCACCCACCTCGCCGCTACTCACGGCCAAGTCCAGCTTGCGGCTGCCGTCATGGGGAAGGGTAGACGGCGCCGATTGGAGCGGGCGCACGATCGGCCCCAACCTGATGATCAAGGATATGCAGTGTGAGCACCACGGTCACAAACTAGATTTGAATGAACTGGGTCAGGACGCGCATGCGATGCTCTACTTTTTTCCCCGCGGCTATGTCGAGCGAGCTGTAATCCATGTAGCCTATAAGAAGAGCGATATGGTGCCGGACGAATCCCAGGAGATGTACACCATCACCACCAACCCATTTGAGGGCACCGCCGAAGTCCAGCCAGGATACCGAGATGTCGACGTTTCACAGGAAAAAGAAGAATAA
- a CDS encoding tetratricopeptide repeat protein: MVSNSGVQKKLALVYGTLPSVEEIDQFLLTASDYEVTVVTSESIVGYLTQTSRYDQLTCIALPDHSENTTYLPGLEKVLQGFDLVVVKERLGMYAYQAVKAKWRSRFRLIIWVDNLTPMPGEDITHMRTIRTEVGNAADAFLVQTEAARQALLIEGVDTQRILSFSPFVEQRIQRQAKTRARAIANLGLADTDFVIAHFGQIEWEESLLDLVHAMKLIEFSDKSLAGRMKLVFCGIGSFSAEIRDRLVTLGLDRQAVYAAPSRDAFHEVLTAADCFYYSPIASRDRVDGDPYRLMIATANGVPVIAARGPLVEETIGKHRFDFCPGSPESLAKAIRKAAATQSLRIDIAAKNLQQLKAAKPRVTREMLEVFSIVNRQTPTIDVNALDHQVLEVEAQVHAKQYLAAIDVIESIFQLKDIPIHHKANLYRLIGDCFTKLGDGEAGKQAYQQAIELDPYASRAFIGLGTISLTRNSFDSAVLQFQKAVSLAPEDEMANLGLGLAFQGMGELNEASRWVVKTLECNPENTAALFTLVQIASERGKFAEVQQALATYIGLHPHDHNMLYTLAVIKFKVGDNQAAKSLVERIVSIDPYNERAQALSQQIARLTDPTAGTLNA; the protein is encoded by the coding sequence ATGGTGTCCAACAGCGGAGTACAAAAAAAACTGGCTCTCGTTTACGGCACGTTGCCGTCAGTCGAGGAAATCGATCAGTTTCTTTTGACAGCATCCGACTATGAGGTCACGGTCGTTACCTCGGAATCCATAGTCGGCTACCTGACGCAGACCAGCCGTTACGACCAGCTGACGTGTATAGCGCTGCCAGACCACAGCGAAAATACGACCTACCTGCCGGGGCTTGAAAAAGTCCTGCAGGGGTTTGACCTCGTGGTCGTCAAAGAACGCCTCGGGATGTATGCCTACCAAGCGGTCAAAGCGAAATGGCGTAGCCGATTCCGTCTGATCATTTGGGTAGATAACTTGACCCCTATGCCAGGCGAAGATATTACCCACATGCGCACTATCCGCACGGAAGTGGGTAACGCTGCTGACGCGTTCTTGGTCCAAACAGAGGCGGCACGGCAAGCACTCCTCATCGAGGGTGTCGACACGCAAAGAATCCTCAGCTTTTCGCCATTTGTTGAGCAGCGAATCCAACGCCAGGCCAAGACCAGGGCACGAGCTATCGCCAATCTCGGTCTTGCCGATACTGACTTCGTGATTGCACACTTCGGGCAGATTGAGTGGGAAGAGTCGCTTCTGGACCTGGTCCACGCGATGAAGCTTATCGAGTTTAGCGATAAGTCGCTGGCAGGACGGATGAAGCTGGTGTTCTGCGGCATTGGTAGCTTCTCAGCTGAAATTCGTGACCGTCTTGTGACGCTGGGACTCGACCGCCAAGCCGTCTATGCCGCACCGAGTCGCGATGCCTTCCACGAGGTGCTGACCGCTGCTGATTGCTTCTACTACTCACCGATTGCGTCGCGTGACCGCGTCGACGGCGACCCTTATCGTTTGATGATCGCTACAGCTAACGGTGTGCCAGTGATCGCGGCGCGGGGACCACTCGTCGAGGAGACGATCGGTAAACATCGCTTTGACTTCTGTCCGGGGTCACCGGAGTCGCTCGCTAAGGCCATCCGGAAAGCCGCCGCCACCCAAAGTCTCCGCATTGATATTGCGGCAAAGAATTTGCAGCAGCTCAAGGCCGCTAAGCCTCGGGTGACCAGAGAGATGCTCGAGGTGTTCTCGATCGTGAACCGCCAAACGCCGACGATCGACGTCAATGCCCTTGATCATCAGGTTCTCGAGGTCGAGGCGCAAGTCCATGCCAAGCAGTACCTGGCTGCAATCGATGTGATCGAATCGATCTTCCAGCTTAAAGATATTCCTATCCATCATAAGGCCAACCTCTACCGTCTGATCGGTGATTGCTTCACCAAATTGGGTGACGGCGAGGCCGGCAAGCAAGCCTACCAGCAAGCCATTGAGCTCGATCCTTATGCGTCCCGTGCCTTCATCGGTCTCGGCACCATCAGTTTGACGCGTAACTCCTTCGATAGCGCTGTCCTGCAGTTCCAAAAAGCCGTCAGCTTGGCGCCGGAAGACGAGATGGCGAACCTCGGACTCGGCCTGGCATTCCAGGGCATGGGTGAGCTGAACGAAGCCAGTCGCTGGGTGGTCAAGACTTTAGAGTGTAATCCGGAAAATACGGCAGCACTGTTTACCCTTGTGCAGATCGCTAGCGAGCGCGGCAAGTTTGCGGAAGTCCAGCAGGCACTGGCCACCTATATCGGGCTCCACCCACACGATCACAACATGCTCTATACGCTTGCCGTCATTAAGTTCAAGGTGGGTGACAACCAAGCGGCCAAGAGCTTGGTCGAACGTATCGTGTCCATTGATCCATACAACGAGCGTGCGCAGGCTCTCTCGCAGCAAATCGCTCGTCTCACTGACCCAACCGCAGGCACATTAAACGCGTGA
- the gspN gene encoding type II secretion system protein GspN yields the protein MAKQTRRALQITLMVMLFFVSFNFFMLVTFPYEVLKEAVAAQLTKATGYTVRIGGMGPALPVGFAAEDIHIETQNGTASLDLKGLKVSVELLRLFTGSLGVSGQALAGKGSLNVAVSFGLIDMAKGAVAPKRLAVEAKNFPLDGIVGFALNIAASSPDANPMVAPLLAAVGVSGQLNGTADFKLDAKNPVQSTGQADLKLIGAVLKLSHPSLGLPDQAFSKALIKAKVENGSVVIDRSSGFVAEELELLTDGKILLKPDTGSSQLDMKIMFRLNSGLKEKFGFLIDAVTGSATSEGRLTMQVRGSLDEPAVTTF from the coding sequence ATGGCTAAGCAGACGCGAAGAGCACTTCAGATCACTCTCATGGTGATGCTCTTTTTCGTTAGCTTTAACTTCTTTATGCTTGTGACCTTTCCCTACGAGGTGCTCAAGGAAGCAGTAGCAGCTCAGCTCACTAAGGCTACGGGCTACACCGTGCGCATCGGCGGGATGGGTCCTGCCCTACCGGTGGGATTCGCCGCCGAGGATATTCATATCGAGACGCAGAATGGTACGGCATCCCTGGATCTTAAGGGCCTCAAGGTAAGCGTGGAACTACTGCGCCTTTTTACCGGCAGCCTCGGCGTATCAGGCCAAGCTTTAGCTGGTAAAGGCAGTCTCAACGTCGCCGTAAGTTTTGGTCTGATCGATATGGCCAAAGGTGCGGTGGCGCCCAAGCGTCTTGCCGTCGAGGCCAAGAACTTTCCCCTCGACGGCATCGTTGGCTTCGCTCTCAATATTGCTGCCTCATCTCCTGATGCCAACCCCATGGTGGCGCCTTTACTGGCAGCAGTCGGGGTATCCGGTCAGCTTAACGGAACGGCCGATTTTAAACTCGATGCCAAAAATCCGGTGCAGTCCACTGGGCAAGCCGATCTGAAGCTCATAGGTGCAGTCTTGAAGCTGAGCCATCCCTCTCTAGGATTACCGGATCAGGCCTTCAGTAAAGCCCTAATCAAGGCCAAGGTTGAGAACGGCAGTGTCGTGATTGACCGTAGCTCGGGCTTTGTCGCCGAAGAACTTGAGCTTCTGACTGACGGCAAGATCCTCCTCAAACCCGACACAGGGTCATCGCAGCTCGATATGAAGATTATGTTTAGACTGAACTCGGGGCTGAAGGAAAAGTTTGGCTTCCTCATTGATGCCGTGACCGGAAGTGCCACGAGTGAAGGGCGCCTGACGATGCAAGTTAGAGGCTCTCTCGATGAGCCGGCAGTGACAACGTTTTAA
- a CDS encoding tetratricopeptide repeat protein, producing MNGPSRMNLRLVFLTGSILLSPSAKVGFAAALPDSYPLNRAASGPTPVDPSFSAWLALHAKKPSPLELPEDQFTAMLASQDQITTAFLKLARMNTPEINDDEDEAAELVGPPRNLAPNFKPPESRRQVVEGTFKILKASGDLAGSAADSHPLLPFLYLNLLKSPELDAGERAAISQRFNQSAAGTCASKQSLLVDLTSDKLTPLNDDDLRALLQRIDRYRSRGFKQLALKRVILNLPEPRRRTVGDSILAVAQSYPALVATTPWLSQLAESSGKTVDSHEPEASFNKARQLAGKKQCGKAKDLMLGGLHIAKGLSSLTDATNTGKVIDGCFRAQDTKLRAEFWQNITKAMSDTYGFDGWAEARLRLGFIDWSRNKFDEARKAFEDVAAKAATKYKKYEARAVYSLARIAENQGELERAAVLYEDYLSRFAKEENYDEAMMALGVNLAGRGEWQKVLEPLKGLINSQSGMPVDERSASSLSFALFWSGRAYLELGKLSEASEMWRRVASEYYSTYYGALGHYMLEKVTGQHLAMQPARLPRFRPEMLQEPFSSPDQQKIRRIEALMRIGLHHDAVCEMEEVDIADGKPEKLIVKALVTYAAGKWLDAVKIYDALPRSFRSSLPAGFERILYPQKFAEEVRAFAAKVGVDADFVFAIIRQESVFNPLARSPVGALGLMQIMPQTAQLEMRQVGSDYMGNDVKKAVLASLSAGNGLLTPDVNLQIGVHHVRSLLDKYLSPIYLLSAYNAGPAAAQRWITTLPTRDPLVFVERIPYKETRGYVKLVLRNYFYYKRLYNDAKQDLRHFDTVADALVASVRSDHAAAAAVEAEKPPKS from the coding sequence ATGAATGGGCCATCCCGCATGAACCTCCGCTTGGTATTTTTGACCGGCTCGATCCTTTTGAGCCCTTCTGCAAAAGTTGGATTTGCTGCGGCACTTCCCGACAGTTATCCCCTCAATCGAGCGGCGTCAGGTCCGACACCCGTCGATCCTAGCTTTAGTGCTTGGCTGGCGCTTCACGCGAAAAAGCCATCACCGCTTGAGCTTCCAGAGGATCAGTTCACGGCCATGCTGGCGAGCCAGGATCAGATCACCACTGCGTTCCTCAAACTGGCGCGCATGAACACCCCTGAAATCAATGACGACGAGGACGAGGCCGCCGAGCTTGTCGGTCCACCGCGCAATCTGGCTCCTAATTTTAAACCTCCAGAGTCACGCCGGCAGGTGGTTGAGGGAACCTTCAAGATCCTCAAAGCGTCGGGCGATCTTGCCGGGAGCGCTGCCGATAGCCATCCTCTTTTACCATTTCTTTACCTGAATTTGCTGAAATCGCCCGAGCTAGACGCTGGTGAGCGTGCGGCCATAAGCCAGCGATTCAACCAAAGTGCAGCTGGGACCTGTGCTAGTAAACAAAGTCTTTTGGTTGATCTTACCTCTGATAAATTAACGCCTCTCAATGACGATGATTTACGTGCACTTTTGCAGCGGATTGATCGCTACAGGTCGCGTGGTTTCAAGCAGTTGGCGTTGAAGCGGGTGATCCTTAATTTACCCGAGCCCCGGCGGCGTACCGTTGGCGACAGTATTTTAGCTGTGGCGCAGTCGTATCCGGCGCTGGTTGCGACGACCCCTTGGCTGAGTCAATTGGCTGAATCTAGCGGTAAAACCGTGGATTCTCATGAACCGGAAGCAAGTTTCAATAAGGCCCGGCAACTTGCCGGGAAAAAGCAGTGCGGCAAGGCCAAAGACCTCATGTTAGGTGGACTGCATATTGCTAAAGGTCTCAGCTCACTGACTGATGCCACGAATACCGGTAAGGTGATTGATGGATGTTTTCGCGCCCAAGATACCAAGCTAAGGGCGGAGTTCTGGCAGAATATCACCAAGGCGATGAGCGATACCTACGGATTCGACGGATGGGCGGAGGCCCGTCTGCGCCTTGGCTTTATCGACTGGTCACGCAATAAATTTGACGAGGCACGTAAGGCCTTTGAAGACGTTGCAGCTAAAGCCGCCACTAAATATAAAAAGTACGAGGCGCGAGCTGTTTATTCGTTGGCACGTATCGCCGAAAACCAGGGCGAGCTGGAACGCGCTGCTGTGCTTTATGAAGACTATTTGTCGCGATTTGCTAAAGAGGAAAATTATGACGAAGCCATGATGGCGCTCGGTGTCAATTTGGCTGGCCGCGGCGAGTGGCAGAAGGTCTTAGAGCCGCTCAAAGGCCTAATTAACAGCCAATCCGGTATGCCTGTTGACGAGCGCTCAGCATCATCGCTGTCATTTGCCTTATTTTGGTCGGGGCGAGCCTACCTTGAACTCGGTAAGCTTAGCGAGGCTAGCGAGATGTGGCGTCGCGTTGCCTCCGAGTACTATTCGACCTACTACGGAGCCCTTGGTCACTACATGCTGGAAAAGGTAACAGGTCAGCACCTAGCTATGCAACCAGCGCGACTACCTCGGTTTAGACCTGAGATGCTGCAGGAGCCATTTTCCTCTCCTGATCAGCAGAAGATTCGGCGAATCGAAGCGCTGATGCGCATTGGTTTGCATCACGATGCTGTCTGCGAGATGGAAGAGGTCGATATCGCGGACGGTAAACCAGAGAAACTAATAGTCAAAGCTCTGGTTACCTATGCTGCAGGTAAATGGTTGGACGCAGTGAAAATCTATGATGCGCTACCGCGTTCTTTTAGGAGCAGTTTGCCGGCCGGTTTTGAGCGCATACTGTATCCGCAAAAGTTCGCCGAGGAGGTGCGGGCATTTGCCGCGAAGGTCGGGGTGGATGCTGATTTTGTGTTTGCCATTATTCGGCAAGAAAGCGTGTTCAATCCGTTAGCAAGGTCACCTGTCGGCGCCCTAGGACTCATGCAGATTATGCCGCAGACGGCGCAGCTAGAGATGCGGCAGGTGGGCTCGGATTATATGGGCAATGATGTGAAGAAGGCGGTCCTGGCCAGCTTATCCGCTGGCAATGGACTCCTGACGCCTGACGTCAACTTGCAAATCGGTGTGCATCACGTGAGATCACTGCTCGACAAGTATCTCAGCCCGATCTACCTGCTATCTGCCTACAATGCCGGCCCTGCCGCGGCACAACGTTGGATCACCACGCTGCCGACGCGCGATCCCTTGGTCTTTGTCGAACGCATTCCTTACAAAGAGACACGCGGATACGTAAAGCTAGTGCTCAGAAACTACTTTTATTACAAGCGCCTTTACAATGATGCTAAACAGGATCTGCGCCATTTTGATACGGTGGCCGATGCCCTAGTGGCATCGGTGCGTTCGGATCATGCCGCCGCCGCGGCGGTTGAGGCTGAAAAGCCTCCTAAATCGTGA
- a CDS encoding prepilin-type N-terminal cleavage/methylation domain-containing protein, translating into MLPMGRFFKNVKARMTRALQPEFLNQGERGMSLIEIIIVVALLGTLMAYMVSNLIGQSEEAKKDETKLAQGVISQGLQMYRIHNNKYPSDLKGLLTNPGDAKNWRGPYTESNKLKDPWGNDFSYESEGATTRSSRVALMAR; encoded by the coding sequence ATGTTACCGATGGGGCGCTTTTTTAAGAATGTGAAAGCTCGGATGACCAGGGCTTTGCAACCTGAGTTTTTGAACCAGGGAGAGCGCGGGATGTCGCTCATCGAGATCATCATCGTTGTAGCCTTACTCGGTACGCTGATGGCCTACATGGTGTCTAACCTGATTGGCCAGTCTGAAGAGGCCAAGAAGGACGAGACCAAGCTGGCGCAAGGTGTCATCTCGCAGGGCTTGCAGATGTACCGCATCCACAACAACAAATACCCAAGCGACCTCAAGGGTCTGCTCACCAATCCTGGTGATGCCAAGAACTGGCGCGGCCCCTATACGGAGTCCAACAAACTCAAGGATCCGTGGGGCAATGATTTTAGTTATGAGTCGGAGGGCGCAACTACAAGATCATCTCGGGTGGCCCTGATGGCACGGTAG
- a CDS encoding type II secretion system protein GspF, with the protein MAIFVYKGYDAKTGAARKGKIEADSPKNAKTRLRQKDKIIVSEIKEEVSMDKIKSKRSVFSQSVKAMDIAVMTRQFATLANAHIPLDESLKALTAQVESEVLQGTLSAVREQVSEGKSLGDSVAQFPAVFNRLYVNMVRAGESSGTLGLVLDRLAIYMEKQEHAKGQVMSAMMYPSVMILAQLSLIGYLLISLVPKLQKIFASLKAPLPWYTKLTIAISEWLQNQWFLLPVIGFGIYFFTKRWLSSDAGRRKFDQMALNLPVFGPLIMRMQVSRFTQTLSTLLASGVPIIKALEITKNIITNVVIAEVLDAAKISVQEGRSLGQTIEKSNQFPPLVTHMIMTGERTGQLEEMLAHVAVAYEAEVQRKIEGMISLIEPLMIVMMAVSAGGIIGSIIVPMLSIMNQIR; encoded by the coding sequence TTGGCAATTTTTGTTTACAAAGGCTATGACGCAAAGACCGGTGCTGCTCGCAAGGGCAAGATCGAAGCGGACTCGCCTAAAAATGCCAAGACGCGTCTGCGACAGAAAGACAAGATTATCGTCTCCGAGATTAAAGAAGAAGTCTCGATGGACAAGATCAAGTCTAAGCGCTCGGTCTTTAGTCAAAGCGTCAAGGCCATGGACATAGCCGTGATGACGCGGCAGTTTGCAACCCTTGCCAATGCTCATATCCCGCTCGATGAATCACTTAAGGCCCTGACCGCCCAGGTCGAAAGCGAAGTGCTTCAAGGCACGCTCTCAGCCGTGCGCGAGCAGGTGTCAGAGGGTAAGAGCCTTGGGGACTCGGTGGCGCAGTTTCCGGCGGTCTTTAATCGCCTCTACGTCAACATGGTCCGTGCTGGTGAGAGTTCAGGGACGTTGGGTCTCGTCCTTGATCGCTTAGCTATTTATATGGAGAAGCAAGAGCACGCCAAGGGCCAGGTCATGAGTGCCATGATGTACCCATCGGTGATGATTTTGGCGCAGCTCTCACTCATCGGTTATTTGCTTATTAGTTTGGTGCCTAAACTACAGAAAATCTTTGCCAGCCTGAAGGCACCGCTACCGTGGTACACCAAGTTGACGATCGCCATTTCCGAATGGCTGCAGAACCAGTGGTTTCTCCTACCAGTCATTGGTTTTGGTATTTACTTTTTCACCAAGCGCTGGCTGAGCAGTGATGCGGGACGACGCAAGTTCGACCAAATGGCTCTTAATCTACCTGTGTTTGGTCCTTTGATTATGAGGATGCAGGTGTCGCGATTCACGCAGACACTCTCAACACTGCTGGCCTCCGGTGTGCCGATTATTAAAGCGCTCGAAATTACCAAAAACATCATCACCAATGTGGTGATTGCCGAGGTCTTGGACGCCGCCAAAATATCGGTGCAAGAGGGTCGTAGCTTAGGCCAAACTATCGAAAAAAGCAATCAATTTCCGCCACTTGTGACCCACATGATCATGACCGGGGAGCGCACCGGTCAGCTCGAGGAGATGCTTGCCCACGTGGCTGTTGCCTACGAGGCGGAAGTGCAGCGTAAGATCGAGGGTATGATTTCCCTGATTGAACCTTTGATGATCGTCATGATGGCCGTTTCAGCTGGCGGTATTATCGGCTCGATCATCGTACCGATGCTTTCGATCATGAATCAAATCCGTTAA